One genomic region from Haloterrigena gelatinilytica encodes:
- a CDS encoding HpcH/HpaI aldolase/citrate lyase family protein: MVRRSVLFTPGDRPEMLRKAPAAGADVIVFDLEDAVAPRRKDEARESVREVLTDPAFDPDCEVCVRVNAGDSALAADLQTVLDPAETDVDRRLDSVMAPKVASAADVRHLADEIAKYDRTLPVFALIESAAGVLAAPEIAAARATDALVFGAEDLSADIGATRSAEGTEVLYARERVVIAAAAHDCTAIDTLVTDFEDERRLREDADRSVRLGYDGKLAIHPAQVDPINEAFTPSEADREWAERVLEAKREADAEGHGVFEVDGEMIDAPLIAQAERIQERAAAGDEN; this comes from the coding sequence ATGGTCCGCAGAAGCGTTCTGTTCACGCCCGGCGACCGCCCCGAGATGCTTCGCAAGGCGCCCGCCGCCGGAGCGGACGTGATCGTGTTCGATCTCGAGGACGCCGTCGCCCCCCGACGAAAGGACGAGGCCCGCGAGTCGGTCCGCGAGGTGCTCACCGATCCCGCGTTCGATCCCGACTGCGAGGTTTGCGTTCGCGTCAACGCCGGCGACTCGGCGCTGGCGGCCGACCTCCAGACCGTTCTCGATCCGGCGGAAACGGACGTCGATCGTCGACTCGATAGCGTCATGGCCCCGAAAGTCGCCTCGGCGGCGGACGTCCGCCACCTCGCGGACGAAATCGCGAAGTACGACCGCACGCTGCCCGTCTTCGCGCTGATCGAGAGCGCGGCCGGAGTCCTCGCCGCACCGGAGATCGCCGCCGCGCGGGCGACCGACGCGCTCGTCTTCGGCGCCGAGGACCTCTCGGCGGATATCGGCGCGACCCGCAGCGCCGAGGGGACGGAAGTGCTCTACGCTCGCGAGCGCGTCGTGATCGCCGCCGCCGCCCACGACTGTACGGCGATCGATACGCTCGTGACCGACTTCGAGGACGAGCGGCGGCTCCGCGAGGACGCCGACCGTTCCGTCCGGCTCGGCTACGACGGCAAACTGGCGATCCACCCGGCCCAGGTCGACCCGATCAACGAGGCCTTCACTCCCAGCGAAGCGGATCGGGAGTGGGCCGAACGCGTCCTCGAGGCCAAACGCGAGGCCGACGCCGAAGGCCACGGGGTCTTCGAAGTCGACGGCGAGATGATCGACGCGCCGCTGATCGCCCAGGCTGAACGAATTCAGGAGCGAGCGGCGGCCGGCGACGAGAACTGA
- a CDS encoding Glu/Leu/Phe/Val family dehydrogenase, which produces MTQGTNPFESLQSQIDDAAAYLDVEDDVIERLKHPERVLETNLSVEMDDGSLERFKAFRSQFNGDRGPYKGGIRYHPQVSRDEVKALSGWMTYKTATVDIPLGGGKGGIIIDPAEYSESELERITRAFAKELRPLIGEDRDVPAPDVNTGQREMNWIKDTYETLENTTEPGVITGKNLASGGSEGRVEATGRSTVIAAREAFDYLDKDLEGATVAVQGYGNAGWIAAKLIDEMGATVVAASDSSGGIYNPDGFDPVAAKDHKNETGSVVGYEESEEEITNEDVLTMDVDLLIPAALENAIDADLAEDVQADVISEAANGPLTPDADAVLEDEDVFVIPDILANAGGVTVSYFEWVQNRQRFYWSEERVNEELEDHIVDAFDSLVETIEEHDIANPRTATYVVAIQRVADSFEEAGSFP; this is translated from the coding sequence ATGACCCAGGGTACCAACCCGTTCGAAAGTCTGCAGTCCCAGATCGACGACGCCGCCGCGTACCTCGACGTCGAGGACGACGTGATCGAGCGGCTCAAACACCCCGAACGCGTGCTCGAGACGAACCTCTCCGTGGAGATGGACGACGGGAGCCTCGAGCGGTTCAAAGCATTCCGCTCGCAGTTCAACGGCGACCGCGGCCCCTACAAAGGCGGCATCCGCTACCACCCGCAGGTCTCCCGCGACGAGGTCAAGGCCCTCTCGGGCTGGATGACCTACAAGACGGCGACCGTCGACATCCCGCTGGGCGGCGGGAAGGGCGGCATCATCATCGATCCCGCCGAGTACTCCGAGAGCGAACTCGAGCGGATCACCCGCGCGTTCGCGAAGGAACTCCGTCCGCTGATCGGCGAAGACCGCGACGTCCCCGCGCCCGACGTCAACACGGGCCAACGGGAGATGAACTGGATCAAAGACACCTACGAGACCCTGGAAAACACCACCGAGCCGGGCGTGATCACGGGCAAGAACCTCGCTAGCGGTGGCAGCGAGGGCCGCGTCGAGGCGACGGGCCGCTCGACCGTCATCGCCGCGCGCGAGGCCTTCGACTACCTCGACAAGGACCTCGAGGGCGCGACCGTCGCCGTTCAGGGCTACGGGAACGCCGGCTGGATCGCCGCCAAACTGATCGACGAGATGGGCGCGACCGTCGTCGCCGCCAGCGACTCCTCGGGCGGGATCTACAACCCCGACGGCTTCGATCCCGTCGCCGCGAAAGATCACAAGAACGAGACCGGCAGCGTCGTCGGCTACGAGGAAAGCGAGGAGGAGATCACCAACGAGGACGTCCTGACGATGGACGTCGACCTGCTGATCCCCGCGGCCCTCGAGAACGCCATCGACGCCGACCTCGCGGAGGACGTGCAAGCGGACGTCATCTCCGAGGCCGCCAACGGGCCGTTGACGCCCGACGCTGACGCCGTCCTCGAGGACGAGGACGTGTTCGTGATCCCGGACATCCTCGCGAACGCCGGCGGAGTCACCGTCTCGTACTTCGAGTGGGTCCAGAACCGACAGCGCTTCTACTGGAGCGAGGAGCGCGTCAACGAGGAGCTCGAAGACCACATCGTCGACGCCTTCGACTCGCTGGTCGAGACCATCGAGGAACACGACATCGCCAACCCCCGCACCGCGACGTACGTGGTCGCGATCCAGCGGGTCGCCGACTCCTTCGAGGAAGCCGGCTCGTTCCCGTAA
- a CDS encoding DUF2062 domain-containing protein, whose protein sequence is MVRERLARYRDRIRRKLVAAFREEHTPHQIAASFAIGIFVTALPTGGLGVGLFFVLVSLQAWISKPAIFASVAVLNPVVKPAVYLSSFQVGAVLLGSDSVASRDALSGELARVAIRQLVLGNVVIAVGLAVVGYVLLRYVTQLHRRRSDRFEAPAESGIFGNLRR, encoded by the coding sequence ATGGTCCGGGAACGGCTCGCCAGGTATCGTGATCGCATCCGCCGGAAACTCGTCGCAGCGTTTCGCGAGGAGCACACTCCCCATCAGATCGCCGCGAGCTTCGCGATCGGGATCTTCGTGACGGCGCTTCCGACCGGCGGGCTGGGCGTCGGGCTGTTTTTCGTCCTCGTCTCGCTACAGGCCTGGATCAGCAAACCCGCGATTTTCGCCTCCGTCGCCGTTCTCAACCCGGTCGTGAAACCAGCGGTGTACCTCTCGAGTTTTCAGGTCGGCGCCGTCCTGCTGGGATCGGACTCGGTGGCCTCTCGAGACGCGCTGTCCGGCGAGTTGGCGCGGGTTGCGATCCGTCAACTCGTACTCGGGAACGTCGTGATCGCCGTCGGGTTGGCCGTCGTCGGATACGTACTGCTCCGGTATGTAACACAACTTCACCGCCGTCGGTCGGACCGATTCGAGGCGCCAGCCGAATCGGGGATATTCGGCAACCTTCGTCGCTGA
- a CDS encoding DUF6517 family protein produces MNRRALLGGLGAVGLASLSGCLGLVGMDSHESSPAGVDPAVREETGYEQTAIDEVVVEKEVEVSAYSETITVTNYKTTHEKSVELPPLGSRRAAVFTVLTSPQIGIAGRNFNPVEDMSTNELVDLIAENYDDIGDISHEEDGEITILDETTKRSRFSADATFNGHDLEVDVHVTEAVEADDDLLVTIGVYPQYVRDQEMDNVFSLMEAVDTDAEEEEDNVDGNESDGNGDADESDGGNGTESEDSDGGENNESGDDLLETVE; encoded by the coding sequence ATGAATCGAAGAGCGCTGCTCGGTGGACTCGGTGCCGTCGGACTGGCGAGCCTGTCGGGCTGTCTGGGGCTGGTCGGAATGGACAGCCACGAGTCGTCGCCGGCCGGCGTCGATCCGGCCGTCCGCGAGGAAACCGGCTACGAACAGACCGCGATCGACGAGGTCGTCGTCGAAAAGGAGGTCGAGGTCAGCGCCTACTCCGAGACGATTACCGTTACGAACTACAAGACCACCCACGAGAAGTCCGTGGAACTTCCGCCGCTCGGGAGCCGGCGCGCCGCCGTCTTCACCGTGCTCACCTCCCCCCAGATCGGGATCGCGGGTCGGAACTTCAACCCCGTCGAAGACATGTCGACGAACGAACTCGTCGATCTGATCGCGGAGAACTACGACGATATCGGCGACATCTCCCACGAGGAGGACGGCGAGATCACGATCCTCGACGAGACGACGAAGCGGTCGCGGTTCAGCGCCGACGCGACGTTCAACGGGCACGACCTCGAGGTCGACGTCCACGTCACCGAGGCCGTCGAAGCCGACGACGACCTGCTCGTGACCATCGGCGTCTACCCGCAGTACGTCCGGGATCAGGAGATGGACAACGTGTTCTCGCTCATGGAGGCCGTCGACACGGACGCCGAGGAAGAGGAGGATAACGTCGACGGAAACGAGAGCGACGGAAACGGCGACGCCGACGAATCCGACGGTGGAAACGGCACCGAATCCGAAGACAGCGACGGCGGCGAGAACAACGAGAGCGGTGACGATCTGCTCGAGACCGTCGAGTAA
- a CDS encoding acyl-CoA dehydrogenase family protein encodes MDTELPDEHRMVRETVRDFCETEIEPIAQEIEDEHRFPAEIFDQLADLDMMGVPIDEEYGGLGGDTLMYALVAEELGRVSGSIGLSYVAHTSLASKPIEQFGTRAQKERWLRPLAEGEYLGGWALTEPDSGSDASDMETTAERDSAERSSAAPSEVTASEDGDEWVLNGTKQFITNASEAGSILVKAVTDPDAGYDGISTFIVDPREDDGFEVTTVWDKMGLNASPTCEIRLENVRLPEDRLLGEEGEGWTQTKKTLDGGRISIAALSTGLAQGAYEHAKEYSKEREQFGQPICEFDAVRDKIVDMHRKTERARLLTHRAARTYDEGEPVTRESALAKLDASEAAREVAEDAVQVLGGYGYTTDFAPQRFYRDAKLMEIGEGTSEIQHLVIGRELGL; translated from the coding sequence ATGGACACGGAGCTGCCCGACGAACACCGGATGGTCCGGGAGACCGTCAGGGACTTCTGCGAGACCGAAATCGAGCCGATCGCCCAGGAGATCGAGGACGAGCACCGGTTCCCCGCGGAGATCTTCGATCAGCTCGCGGACCTCGATATGATGGGCGTTCCCATCGACGAGGAGTACGGCGGCCTCGGCGGCGACACGCTCATGTACGCGCTGGTCGCCGAGGAACTCGGTCGGGTCTCGGGCTCGATCGGGCTCTCCTACGTCGCCCACACGTCGCTGGCCTCGAAGCCAATCGAGCAGTTCGGCACGCGTGCGCAGAAGGAACGCTGGCTGCGGCCCCTAGCGGAGGGCGAGTACCTCGGCGGCTGGGCGCTGACCGAACCCGACAGCGGCTCCGACGCCTCGGACATGGAGACGACCGCGGAGCGAGACTCCGCCGAGCGTAGCTCGGCTGCTCCCTCGGAAGTCACGGCTTCCGAGGACGGCGACGAATGGGTCCTGAACGGGACCAAGCAGTTCATCACGAACGCCAGCGAGGCGGGCTCGATCCTCGTCAAGGCCGTCACCGACCCCGACGCCGGCTACGACGGGATTTCGACGTTCATCGTCGACCCCCGCGAGGACGACGGCTTCGAGGTGACGACCGTCTGGGACAAGATGGGGTTGAACGCCTCGCCGACCTGCGAAATTCGCCTCGAGAACGTGCGGCTTCCCGAGGATCGACTACTGGGCGAGGAGGGCGAGGGGTGGACCCAGACCAAGAAAACGCTCGACGGCGGCCGCATCTCGATCGCCGCGCTCTCGACGGGACTGGCTCAGGGCGCTTACGAACACGCCAAGGAGTACAGCAAAGAGCGCGAGCAGTTCGGCCAGCCGATCTGCGAGTTCGACGCCGTCCGCGACAAGATCGTCGACATGCACCGCAAGACCGAGCGCGCGCGCCTGCTCACGCACCGCGCGGCCCGCACCTACGACGAGGGCGAGCCCGTGACCCGCGAGTCCGCGCTCGCGAAACTCGACGCCAGCGAAGCCGCCCGCGAGGTCGCCGAGGACGCCGTCCAGGTGCTTGGCGGCTACGGCTACACCACCGACTTCGCGCCCCAGCGGTTCTACCGCGACGCGAAACTGATGGAGATCGGCGAGGGAACCAGCGAGATCCAGCACCTCGTCATCGGACGCGAACTGGGCCTCTGA
- a CDS encoding DUF7544 domain-containing protein, with the protein MDAIDDLGDAIEASRNFLTPIRLWTWVKLAVVVVFVSSLGFGLSTSVPGSDALSVPGDPSGGGWQVENLDGAVPTDEVAAIGLALVGLASFAWLCYAFVAGIMEFVFLESLRSDEVRVRRYFAANVGKGIRLFCFRLGLLLVASGLGAAPASFVAAGGGSPADLSPGLFGLYSIYGFALYLGYSAVRRFTDAFVAPIMLLEDRGVIGAWRRFRATLTADWTEYALYLVLFWFLYIAVLIGAWIVVGVGLFLLLIPIAIVTFVLVLLGPIGLLLFVVVGPLSLAAVLLFMGLIWTPIATFFRYYALLLLGDTDDALDLVPEQRAAVRGTGAAAGGRDDHWTGTADGPSRRADRSSRDGRAMDNGDPWAETDPWADADGADSWDDSDGADSDPDPDRDPWSEASDSDCESDPWDVTDDSSSTDPWAEPTESDETDSENETNGSDDTGDEDDRTW; encoded by the coding sequence ATGGACGCGATCGACGACCTCGGCGACGCGATCGAGGCCAGTCGGAACTTCCTGACGCCGATACGCCTATGGACGTGGGTCAAGCTCGCGGTCGTCGTCGTCTTCGTGAGCTCGCTCGGGTTCGGGCTCAGCACGTCGGTGCCGGGAAGCGACGCGCTGTCGGTCCCCGGTGATCCGTCGGGCGGAGGGTGGCAGGTCGAAAACCTCGACGGCGCGGTGCCGACCGACGAAGTCGCCGCGATCGGGCTCGCCCTCGTCGGACTCGCGTCGTTCGCGTGGCTGTGTTACGCGTTCGTCGCCGGCATCATGGAGTTCGTGTTTCTCGAGTCGTTGCGCTCGGACGAGGTCCGCGTGCGGCGGTATTTCGCCGCGAACGTCGGGAAGGGGATCCGCCTGTTCTGCTTTCGTCTCGGGCTCTTGCTCGTCGCCAGCGGGCTCGGCGCGGCACCCGCCTCCTTCGTCGCCGCCGGCGGCGGCAGCCCCGCCGACCTCTCGCCGGGGCTGTTCGGGCTGTACTCGATCTACGGCTTCGCGCTGTACCTCGGCTATTCGGCCGTGCGCCGCTTTACCGACGCGTTCGTCGCGCCGATCATGCTCCTCGAGGATCGGGGCGTCATCGGTGCCTGGAGGCGATTTCGGGCGACGCTGACGGCCGACTGGACCGAATACGCGCTCTACCTGGTGTTGTTCTGGTTCCTCTACATCGCGGTCCTGATCGGCGCCTGGATCGTCGTCGGCGTCGGGCTCTTCCTGCTCCTGATCCCCATCGCGATCGTGACGTTCGTACTGGTCCTCCTCGGCCCGATCGGACTCCTGCTGTTCGTCGTCGTCGGTCCGCTCTCGCTCGCGGCCGTCCTGCTGTTTATGGGGTTGATCTGGACGCCGATCGCGACGTTCTTCCGGTACTACGCCCTCCTGTTGCTCGGCGATACGGACGACGCCCTCGATCTCGTCCCCGAACAGCGGGCCGCGGTTCGAGGAACCGGTGCCGCCGCGGGCGGTCGAGACGACCACTGGACCGGAACCGCTGACGGCCCGTCGCGGCGCGCCGATCGGTCCTCGAGGGACGGGCGGGCGATGGACAACGGCGATCCGTGGGCAGAAACGGATCCCTGGGCCGACGCCGACGGCGCCGACTCCTGGGACGATTCCGACGGTGCTGATTCCGATCCCGATCCCGATCGCGACCCGTGGAGCGAGGCGTCGGACTCCGACTGCGAGAGCGATCCGTGGGACGTGACGGACGACTCGAGTAGTACCGATCCGTGGGCCGAGCCGACCGAGTCCGACGAGACCGACTCGGAGAACGAGACGAACGGATCGGACGATACCGGCGACGAGGACGATCGAACCTGGTAG
- a CDS encoding RIO1 family regulatory kinase/ATPase domain-containing protein — protein sequence MDIRRLARGTVEWDRLERVVRTLADRYDREAVRVEFLEADNWLSTPCVIDDEWFVKIVSRQNALVHALLTAGRNVGAVSAGTDGFFGRFDTPRAMVEHEYEATERMREIGINAPRPIDAFEVNGLGVLVLEYLPEFRSLDDAPDWLVAERAPELFEILATLRDHGMAHGDLRAENILLCDGEFYFIDATNVHDDRVAETTAYDLACALAVLEPRIGAPDAVGAAASVYEPEELLAARRFLDFVRLRPDHEFDANRVRLELEQAAELRR from the coding sequence ATGGACATCCGCCGGCTCGCCCGAGGGACCGTCGAGTGGGATCGCCTCGAGCGCGTGGTCCGGACGCTGGCGGATCGCTACGACCGCGAGGCGGTCCGCGTGGAGTTTCTGGAGGCCGACAACTGGCTGTCGACCCCTTGTGTCATCGACGACGAGTGGTTCGTCAAGATCGTCTCCCGGCAGAACGCGCTGGTCCACGCGCTGTTGACGGCCGGGCGCAACGTCGGCGCGGTGTCGGCGGGGACCGACGGCTTCTTCGGCCGATTCGATACGCCCCGCGCGATGGTCGAACACGAGTACGAGGCGACCGAGCGCATGCGCGAGATCGGCATCAACGCGCCCCGGCCGATCGACGCCTTCGAGGTCAACGGACTCGGCGTGCTCGTCCTCGAGTACCTCCCCGAGTTTCGCTCGCTCGACGACGCGCCCGACTGGCTGGTCGCCGAGCGCGCGCCGGAACTGTTCGAGATCCTGGCCACGCTGCGCGATCACGGGATGGCCCACGGCGACCTGCGCGCGGAGAACATCCTGCTGTGTGACGGCGAGTTCTACTTCATCGACGCCACCAACGTCCACGACGACCGCGTCGCCGAGACCACCGCCTACGATCTGGCCTGCGCGCTGGCGGTCCTCGAGCCCCGGATCGGCGCCCCCGACGCCGTCGGTGCGGCCGCGTCGGTCTACGAGCCCGAGGAGTTGCTCGCGGCGCGACGGTTTCTCGACTTCGTTCGGCTGCGCCCCGATCACGAGTTCGACGCCAACCGCGTGCGACTCGAGCTCGAGCAGGCGGCGGAACTGCGCCGGTAG
- a CDS encoding carboxypeptidase regulatory-like domain-containing protein yields MRGNTPNRRTEDQTTQKTVQILLTVCGIVLLALGLVLAASGTSINSAIGSVSDELGGSGGSDDTGSTASDDSNASAGGNETVAGDSNNTDEPGGSDSGDSTGNDGGDGDNADNADDADDADDGATDSDDGSDANDDGSGSETGGGDETHTLTTTVVDADGAPVDGATVTVAPESDSSETQTVDATGEAEFDLEDGEYEVTANADGYEAATGSVTIDGNDKTATLTLESTDDGSNDSNGGGQNNDNNNDSDGGNAGDSNGMQTLTVVAQDDEGDAVNDATVTVEEDGFFSSETVGEQDVNDDGEAEFDLEDGEYEVTANANGYEAATDSVTINGNDKTITLTLEED; encoded by the coding sequence ATGAGAGGAAACACCCCAAATCGGCGAACGGAGGACCAAACGACGCAGAAAACCGTCCAGATCCTGCTCACCGTCTGTGGTATCGTGTTACTGGCCCTCGGGCTGGTACTCGCCGCGAGCGGAACGTCCATCAACAGCGCGATCGGCTCGGTCTCCGACGAGTTGGGCGGTTCCGGCGGCTCCGACGACACGGGTTCCACTGCGAGCGACGATTCCAACGCGTCCGCCGGCGGGAACGAAACGGTAGCCGGCGACTCGAACAACACCGATGAACCCGGCGGTTCCGACAGCGGCGACTCCACCGGGAACGACGGCGGCGACGGCGACAACGCCGACAACGCCGACGACGCCGACGACGCCGACGACGGAGCGACCGATAGCGACGACGGGTCCGACGCGAACGATGACGGTAGCGGGAGCGAGACGGGCGGCGGCGACGAGACCCACACGCTGACGACGACCGTCGTGGATGCCGACGGCGCACCGGTCGACGGCGCGACCGTTACCGTCGCTCCCGAAAGCGATTCGAGCGAAACGCAAACCGTCGACGCCACCGGCGAGGCCGAGTTCGACCTCGAGGACGGCGAGTACGAGGTGACCGCCAACGCGGACGGCTACGAGGCGGCCACCGGCTCGGTCACGATCGACGGCAACGACAAGACGGCCACGTTGACCCTCGAGTCGACGGATGACGGTTCGAACGATAGCAACGGAGGCGGCCAGAACAACGACAACAACAACGACAGCGACGGGGGCAACGCGGGCGATTCCAACGGCATGCAGACCTTGACGGTCGTCGCCCAGGACGACGAGGGCGACGCTGTCAACGACGCAACCGTCACCGTCGAAGAAGACGGGTTTTTCTCCAGCGAGACGGTAGGTGAACAAGACGTCAACGACGACGGCGAGGCCGAGTTCGACCTCGAGGACGGCGAGTACGAGGTGACCGCCAACGCGAACGGCTACGAGGCGGCCACTGACTCGGTCACGATCAACGGCAACGACAAGACGATCACGCTGACTCTCGAGGAGGACTGA
- a CDS encoding outer membrane protein assembly factor BamB family protein — translation MNRRTFLARAAAGVGVSAAVGLTPLNPLAPDSRREASAETTTPASSEESTETEQPAHYLWTDDRFGGVSGLVTDTTGDELYVSRGTTVERIDAGSGEVEWDVESEQSIEEPVAVGGETVFAVGRHGRLVAAGRDGGDRLWFEDTNAFSPARPIVDDETVVVAGRYVSAYGIDSGERQWSSSDRFTSPRTLRSGRHLYVGDHRNTAKLDLRDGSTVWQFDNGDRVGGPSFNFVLDSQRDLLFGTNSGTLYAVDATAGSLEWTAEDPGTFRSLAATDAGLVYCLETDAGNSQFGVIDLDDREILWEKIASLDFEEWEYGRVTTDLTVYGGAILVGTSSGHLATIDPGAGRFRAATTAHDDGIDRLSVDGDRAYLTGSRVLRGVDLAETALVR, via the coding sequence ATGAACCGCCGCACGTTCCTCGCGCGGGCGGCCGCCGGCGTCGGTGTGAGCGCCGCCGTCGGACTGACGCCGCTCAACCCGCTCGCTCCCGACTCGAGGCGCGAAGCGTCCGCGGAAACGACGACGCCGGCGTCGTCGGAGGAATCGACCGAAACGGAGCAACCGGCACACTATCTGTGGACCGACGACCGCTTCGGCGGCGTCTCCGGACTCGTCACCGATACGACCGGCGACGAACTCTACGTCTCGCGCGGTACCACGGTGGAGCGGATCGACGCCGGGTCGGGCGAGGTCGAGTGGGACGTCGAGTCCGAGCAGTCGATCGAGGAACCGGTCGCCGTGGGCGGCGAGACCGTCTTCGCGGTCGGCCGACACGGGCGATTGGTCGCGGCCGGTCGAGACGGCGGCGACCGTCTCTGGTTCGAGGACACGAACGCGTTCTCGCCGGCGCGCCCGATAGTGGACGACGAGACCGTGGTCGTCGCCGGACGGTACGTGTCCGCCTACGGGATCGACTCCGGTGAGCGGCAGTGGTCGTCGTCCGATCGATTCACGTCACCGCGGACCCTCCGATCCGGCCGACACCTCTACGTCGGAGACCACCGGAACACGGCGAAACTGGACCTCCGCGACGGCTCGACGGTCTGGCAGTTCGACAACGGCGACCGCGTCGGCGGGCCGTCGTTCAACTTCGTCCTCGATTCCCAACGGGACCTCCTGTTCGGAACGAACAGTGGTACGCTCTACGCCGTCGACGCGACCGCCGGGAGCCTGGAGTGGACCGCCGAGGACCCCGGAACGTTCCGGTCGCTGGCCGCGACCGACGCCGGTCTGGTTTACTGTCTCGAAACGGACGCCGGGAACTCGCAGTTCGGTGTGATCGATCTCGACGATCGGGAAATCCTGTGGGAGAAGATCGCCTCGCTCGACTTCGAGGAGTGGGAGTACGGCCGCGTCACCACCGATCTCACCGTCTACGGCGGAGCGATCCTCGTCGGAACCTCGTCCGGACACCTCGCGACGATCGATCCGGGCGCCGGTCGCTTCCGCGCTGCAACGACCGCCCACGACGACGGAATCGACCGGCTGTCCGTCGACGGTGACCGCGCGTATCTGACCGGCAGCCGCGTCCTCCGCGGGGTCGATCTCGCCGAAACTGCGCTCGTCCGGTGA